Genomic DNA from Clostridium sp. BJN0013:
ACAACAAATAAATGTAATTTTTATTTTGCTTAAGAAGTTTATAATGATAGAGAGAGTATTGCATGAAAAAAATTAAAAAAATAACCATGTTTACCTGAAATTAGAATTTATTTCTTTGAATTCGGATTAGGTTAACATAATTTCTTGAAATTTCTTTAGAAGTATTCAATATAAAAAAACACTCCTTCATATAAATAATTGTAAATTTATCATCTAAAATTATTGCCTTGAAAGAGTGTTTTTTATTCAGTTTATACAAGATTTTTGTTTTTTCAAGTATCTTGCATTTAGGTAAGACTTTTATTGAATATATTTGATAGGCCAAGGGCAGATATTTTATTTTTAATATCTGTTGTATTTATGGTATAGAGTCCTGTTTTTTTCATTCTTTCAAAATATTCTGAGCCGGCAAAGGTATATCTATTTTTTCGACCTTCTTTAGTTCGTATTTTATAATTTGCGTAGTTTATTATATCACCGATAACTGTATCCTTTGGAAGGATTAAAGTAGGCATTTCAAGTGCACATCTTACAGCATTGTGTCCTGCCAGAGATCCTGTACAAATAGCTTCTGTATGACCCACAAATAATCCACTTTTTTCTCCAGCACAAAATAGATTTTCTACATTGTTTACTTTTAAATCATCAGAAACCGGTGCTACAGATAAATATCTTATAGAATTTCCTTTACCACCGGAATAAGGATCTATAAATTTGGCATTTTCTAAACCAGGTATTTTCCTTAGTTTATCTAAAGGATAATAAGAGGTCATAAGTTTTACATGTGCTAGGTGAACAAAACTGCAACTTAGTATTGGAAAAATCTATATCGGGTAATTCGATTTCTTCAAAATCATCTTTATCAGAGCCTATAAATTTTATAAATACTTTTCCATTGTTGTTTTTGTCTCCGTACCAGTATATAACATCTATCAATGTATTGATAATTTGTTTTTGTTTGTCACGTGAGAGCCTGTCTATTACTGCACAGTCACATAATATATTTTCTATTAGATCTAAGTTGATTTTTTCTATTTTATCTTTTTTACTTTCACTGTCAAGAATAGTTAACTTCTTTTCAATTTCTATGCATTCATTTTTAATGGTTTTAATTTTATCAATCATTACATCTTCTATATCTTTACTCTTTGAAAGTATATTCAGTAGGTTATCAATTTGATTTTTCTTTTCAATTAAAGTTTTATCCAATAGTGCTTTTTCATTTTTATTATCATCTTTTAATCTGGAATCATAATTTTCTTTCAACCTAGCCATAAATTGTTTTTGTTCATTGCCTAGTTTTTTTAAACTTAACAATACTAAACTTTCAAGCTCTGCAGCTTTAGCATTTTTATTATCGCAAAATTTCTTGTGAGATTTTCGTTTCAACGAGCACACATAATAAAAGAGTTTTTCTCCGGTAAGTTTAGAAACTCTTCCATGTTGTACTAACATATATTCTTTACACCGGCCACATTTTAATTTACCAGTTAATAAAGCATTATGGGTTTTACCTAATCTAGGAAAAGTATCTTTATTTTTATCAAATTGACTTTGAACTTTTAACCATAGTTCAGGTTCCAGTGCTCCTGTTATATTGCTCACAGAAGCAAATCGTTCACTTTCAGGATTTAGGGATTTAGTACGCTTGCCGTTTCTTATTACTTGTCTAGTTTTATTATATGTGAGTAGAGAATGAATATTATCTGCTTCACCATAAATATTCCATCCATTCGATTCCAAATATTCAATTACTGCTGCATTAGCCTTTACATATATGGGATTCTGAAGTATGATTTTTAAAGTGGATTTTTCAAACAAAATATTATTTTTTGATTTTATTTGATTTTCAGTTATATACACTTCCAATTTATGAAGGCTACCAACTTCTAAATATTTTTCATATAGAAATTTAACGAAGTCCATTTCCTCCTTATTTATTTCAAGAATAGAAAATTCTCTTTCCAATCCAGATTTATCTCTGTATTTTTTTCTTTTAGAAGTAAACCCTAATGGTATTTTCCCTCCGGTCCATCTACCATTCTTAGCTAACTCAAGCATATTATCTCTTACACGTTCTGCAATTGTTTCCCTTTCCAACTGGGCAAAAACACTAGCAATGTATATCATGGCCTTTCCCATTGGAGTGCTTGTGTCAAACTGCTCTTTTATACTTATGAAGCTCACATTGTAATTTTGCAATAATTCTAAAGTAGCTGAAAAATCAGATACATTTCTACTGATACGATCTAACCTATAACATACTAAATAATTTATTTTTTGAAGTTTTATATCTTGAATCAGTCTTTTGAATTGAGGCCTGTTTATTGTGCTGCCACTAAAGCCTTCATCTTCATAAATTAAAAAATCGACATCTCCCTCTAAGTGATTCGCAATATATTGCTTACACATTTCTATTTGGTTCTCTACAGAATCTCCCTTGCCGGTAAATTTTGATTTTCTGCTGTATATAGCTACCTTTAGCATTACTTTTATCCCCCTTTGTAGCATTTATTTTATTATATCATTTTTTACAAACTTAAAATTATTTAGTGTTAAGTAACAATATTGGTAAATCTAACATAACATAAGATGGATATGTTTTTAATACAGGAGTTGTTTGAATGTATTCAGTTATTATCTCAATTCCAAAAAATAAAGATAAGCTTAGAAAAAGATATGCAGAACTTCTTGCAGATGCAGTATCAGAAGAGTTAACACACGAAGAACTTGGATACTTGATATCTGAATTTGATAGGAGGCAGGGTATTAAAAATAATAAGTAAATTACTTGAAAGATTATAAAATGAGTAACTATAGATACATAAACATCTTATAATTTGATTTTAAAATTAAAGCTAAATAAGTTTAAATTTAATTTAATTGTGGTATAATATATTTAAAAGAAGCCGTTGCGGTTTTGAATAGTTAAGTTAAATTGTTTCTAGTTTAAAATGCACTTATGGGAATGGGTGCATTTTTACTTTTTTGAGTTTTTATCTTCAGCAGTTATAGAAATTTCATTTTCAGTCAATTTTCCAATTGAAGATTTACCTTTGATTATTAATCTATCTTTTAAATATGTTCCTACAATCACCATAGCTGTTATGCATGATGATGTAATACATACTGATATTACTATAATCACAATATCACTCATTTTGCCACCTCCTCTGCTGTCAGATTAACCGCAATGACCTCTTTTGTAAGAGATAAATTCCGGGAAGTGGCTAACTAAAAACACTTTATTCTCTTGGTAAATATTATACCATATTTTAGTTACTTTTCTACGTAAGAGCTTTATCTATTTACTCCATTTTAAACTTTATCAAAAATTTAGTTTTTTCTGGAATACTTTCTACAGATATAGTTCCATTATTTTTTTCAACCAATTGTTTGGCAATATACAGTCCGAATCCATGAAGATCATTTTGTTTAACTTTTGTAGAAAAACCTCTATTGAAAATTTTTTCTATTATATTTTCAGGGATAACATCTCCATTATCGGCTATCTCAATACAAAAGTTTCTGTCTTCCTTAAAAGTGGTAATGGATATTTCCTTATCCCCCACATCTGATTTAGTGAATGCTTCAAATGCATTGTCTATAAGATTACTCATAATACTTATCAATTCGTCTTCTCTAATTTTTATTGAACTGAAAGGTTCATCAATTATAATTTTAAAATCAACATTATTTTTTACTGCATAGTTGTTTTTTATGGATAACATACCATCTATGTAATCATTTCCTGTATTCAAATATCTAAAAGATGAATGTAATGTACCTGAAATTTTTCGTACATAACTATCTATCTTCTCTACGGTATCAGGCTTGTTTAATAAACACAGTCCTTGTATAATATTTATATGGTTGGCAAAATCATGTTTTTCTTGCCTTATGATACTTATTATTTCCTCCATATTTTTAATTTGCTGTTTTTGAATTTTATAATTAATATTTATATTTACAGCCAGCTGTTTTTCTTTTAAATTTTTGAATTTTGATATTAGAAATATAAAATAAATAATAAAAATAATAATATTATAGGTTTGAATACTCTTCACATTAAAAATGCTAAAATTAATGCTATATATAAAGAGAGTAAATATGCCTAACTCAATTATTAAGCTAGCAAAAATAGATCCTTCTTTTTCAAATAAATCAAGTTCAATAAAATATGAGTTAAATTTAAAAATTATTGATATAATAAGTATTTGCAACACTTTGGAAAGTACTAAAAGAATGTTAAAATATTTATAATTCAAAAAAATTTGATTTAAATCTATGTTAAATATAAACATTTCAATGATTTCAACAAAAATTTCTGTACATATAAGTGTTGTAAAAAATAAAGAAAATATAACTATAGAATCAAAAATTTTTATTTTTATAATGAAGGTCAGTAATAAAATATCAACTATTACAAGAAATAGTGTATGATAAACTCTTGATATATAGAATGTACTCCAATAGGTTATAAAAACATATAGTATAAAAAATAACAATGTTTTAATTTTATTCTGTATTACAAATCTTTTGTCATCATATAATGCTTCGAAAATTCCTAAAAGAAGTGAAGCTTCTATAATATCTATTATAATTTCACTTATACTACTCTCCATGTTGTTCTCCTTTTATTTCTGGAGGTTTTTACAAAAGTTATATTTTGAAATTAGTATTTTCATAAAAATTTTTAATCACACTTTTATAAAACCCCCTTAATTTATTATTTCAAGAGTTCATCAGGACATTTGGGCTGATAAACGCCACCCAAACATGTTGGAGTTATGACTATTGCTGCTAAAAGCAAAGATAAAGAACCTACCATTTTCATACTTTTCTTTAATAATTCCTGTTTTAAAAACTTCATATTCCATATACCTCCTTAAACGTTTTAATATATAAATTCTACAAGATATTCAATTTTCCTGCTATATTTTACAAAGAAATAAAATTTAACAGAATTAAGTTTTATTTCTCGAAAGTTTGATAAATCTTTATAGAAACTTGAGTATAAAAGAATACATGCTGTCTCTGAATTTAGATAATTAAGATAGAAAAATTGTGGAATAACCTGTAAAAAAGTATATAATTCCCTGCAAAATGCCGTGAAATTCAATTTATGAATAATACAGCATTTCAAAGAGTATTTTGTGCTTAGTAGTTGTGACGACAAATAAAAATTTTACATATTAAACGAAATAAATTGTTCTTCATTTTCCTTATAGTTTAATAATATATCTTTTGTATAAATATTATGTCCTAAATAATTAGATTTTTTATCACTTTTAGGATGATTTTAGAAATATATGTAGAAATACCTAATTGTAAAAATCTATTAAAGGGATAAGGGGGAACTATAATTTGAAAGATATATTAAAATATGTACCAGGATTTAGATCCGGTCAAAAACTTAAAATGGTAGTTGCATCAATCTATTATGTAATTTCCTTGTTGATGCTTACTGAAGGATTTGGATACTTTCTATTTCTTTTGGCAGCACCTTTTGTAATTTTTTACGGTATAGGTGCTTTTAAAAATAGATCTAAGCAATCAGCACTAATTTGTATATTAGCTTTTATAATCATGATTGTCGGAGTAGTTAATACACCAGATACTTCTAGTAAACAAACAAATGTAGCATCTAATACACAATCTCAGCAAACAAGTAAAAAGGTTGAAAATACAAGCCAATCTAGTACGGATACTACTGCGAAGGATGAGGTGAAATCTCCGATACAGCTTGAGAAAGCAGTCGTAACCAAACATACGGATGGAGACACTATTGGAGTAACACTGGAAAATGGAAAAGAAGCAAAAGTGAGATTTATTGGAGTGAATACTCCAGAGCCCACTACTGAACACGAACAGTATGGAGAAGAAGCAAGCAACTATACTAAAAGCCTTCTGGGTAAAACCATATATATTGAGAAAGATACAGGTGATACAGATACATATGGAAGGCTTTTGAGGTATGTATGGATTCAACCGCCTACTGAAATAACTGATGATGAAATTAGGAATAAGATGTTTAATGCTATACTAGCTTACAATGGCTATGCACAACAGATGACAGTACAGCCCAATGCAAAATATGCAGAATATTTCAAGAAATTCTGTGCAGATGCCAGAGAGAATAGCAGGGGATTATGGGCAATAAATATAAATGGAACTACAAAGGGGGATACCATAGCTCAAGTAGATAATAGTAGCAGTACTGGAAGTAATATTGGGACAAGTACATCTAGTACCAGTCAAATTAGTGATAGCAGTAGTGCTGGAAATAGTAGTTCTAGTCAAAGCAGTAGATCTACAACACAGGAAAGTTCTGTACAGCAAAGTGCCTCATCAGATAATCAGGGAACAACAGTATATATAACACCCACAGGTCACAAGTACCATAATGCTGGTTGCAGAACAATAAAAAACAGTTCTACGGCTATATCCTTATCAGAAGCAAAAGCAGAAGGTTATGAACCTTGTAAAGTATGTAATCCACCACAATAAAGGATGAGTTTTTAAAATGTAAAAAATAGAGTATAATTTATTAATATTAGTAGATCTCTATTAGGCAATTGCGAAACTCACTGATAAAAATGAATTGAGGAGTAGGGGGAATTTCAAAAAAGATAATTAGAAGATTAAAGGTGATTTTCCTGATTTGTAATGGCTAAATAGAAAAAAAGGGTGCAAGAAATAGAACCATGATTAATTCTAAAATTTAAAAATAGCTGATATTTATGCAATTAATGGTTTTAGACTTCTGATATATTCATGCTTGTGTATTTTATTGGCTATAACAACTGTTATTAGCTGGGTTATGCCTGAAAGAAGTAAGTCAGCATGAAGAGTTTTTTCATTTTGTGTTCTACGGTTTGCAATGCAATAGCTGTTTTTAAAATGTCCAATGCTTTTTTCAACAGTAGAACGAATTTTATAAGTATAATTCCAATCTTGGGAACCACGAGTTGTTCCTGGGTATGCACGCAAATTTTTTTCTGGATAAATGTAGAACATTCTGCCACAAGATGATTTAGTACAAGGATCTTCACAAAGAGTTTTTCGTTTACTCTTTTTCGTTTCTTTATTATAAATCCATTTCATTTTAGGGCAAACGAATTTCATTGTTGGAATTTCTGAGCGTAAGTGTGATTTGCTGCCTTCTTGCTTCATGGGTAGTGAATGATCATGAGGGCAGCATGGAATACCATCTTCATTCAAAGGACAATCGGATTCTTCTGGTGCAAGCTTAGTTTTTAGTGGAATATATGCTTTTTCAAACTTTAGTTCTTGAAAAAGATATTGATAAATTTCAATACTATCAAAAGCAGCGTCACCTAAAAAAGTTTTAGGATTTATCAAAGGATGTTTTTCAAAAAAATCCTTAAGGACAGGTATAAGTGCTTTAGAATCAGCAAGGGACTTATCTTCATCAGGAGAATTGGATTTTTTCTCAACAACGATATCTGGATGAGTTTTAAGGAAATCTTGGTTGTAAAATGAAATATCTCTCACAATACCAAGGCCGTTGGTTACAATGCCAAATTTAAAAGCGTAACAAAAATGACCGTTAATGTACATCTGCTGGATGGCTGGATTAGCTGCAGCATGAGAAGGCATAGCCCTGTAAGCAGCTTTATAAGGGTCATAAGAATCATCCAGACCATGTGTCTTCTTAAAAGCTTTAAGTTGTTTTATGATGCGGTTAGCATATTTAGGGTTGTTTTCAGTGACGAAAGCTTCAATACCAGAAGTATCAAAGATAGTCATAGAAGCAAGGTTCTTATCAATTTGTTGACATATTGGCTCAGTAATATTAACAAGATTATGGAACATTGATTGTAAGTCCAAAATAAAATCTTGTCTAAAGCGTGTGAATTTAGAAGCATCAGGAACTTTGGTGAAACCGCAAAAATCCCTCAACTCTTTTGAATATTTAAGAAAAATAATCAAAAGGGAATCTGTAGGAATAGAAAAAATACGCTGCAAAATCAAAGCACGAAGCATGGCATAAAGTGTATATTTACGAGGTCTTCCAGTAGAAGCATAAAAATGATTTATAAAAGAAACTGGAACTAAATCATCCAGATCAATAGTATCTTCAAGTAAAGAAAGAAACTGGGGCTTGTTGTTTTCAAATTTTTCTTTGCAATCAGAAAAAACTTCTGCCAAAGAAAGCTGTTTATATGGTATCATAAGTATATAACTCCTTTCTGAGGTATATGGTGATTTTGTTTCTTGGCAATTCAATTTTACCATAAATCAGTGAGGAGTTATTCTATTTTACAACAAAAAATATACCGCATTTATGCGGGTTATAGCGTTTCGCAAACCCTATGTAGATCTCTATATATGAAAGGAGGAATTTTATGGTAAGTAATACATCAATTATGTTTTTAATTATATCTTTAATTATTTCAGTTGGGTTACCTTTAGGGTTAGTAGCTTACTTTTATAAAAAGTATAAAATATCAATAAAATGTGTATTTATAGGAGTATTAATATTTATAATATTTTCTCAGATTTTAGAAAAAGCATTACATTATTTTGTATTAACAAAAAACCCTCATACCATAGCATTATTAAAGAATTCATGGCTATTTATGATTTATGGAGGACTTGCAGCAGGAATATTTGAAGAAGTGGGTAGATATATTGGTTTTAAGTTTTTACTTAAAGGCCAAAGAGAATGGAAAGATGGAGTCGCCTATGGTATAGGTCATGGCGGAATAGAGGCTATATTAATAGGCGGAGTTGCAAGTATACAGAATATAGTATATTCAAATTTAATAAACTCTGGTACTTTTGAAAAAGTTCTTAGTGCCAAGCTTCCTGTTAGTATGTTAGCATCAATAAAAAATAGCTTAGAGAACACTCCGTCTTACATGTTTGGATTTATAGGTATAGAAAGAATGCTGGTACTGCCATTACATATAGCGCTATCTCTTGTGGTGTTATATGGAATTAAAAAAGGGAAAAAAATATATCTTTTATATGCTATAATAATCCATGCTATAATTGATTTTCCTGCTGCTTTGTATCAAGCAGGAAAGATCAAAAGTATATTTTTGATAGAGGGTGTAGTTTTAGTAGTCGCTATTATATCTTTAATTTTCATTATTAAATCAAAGGGTTTATTTGACAAAACTTCTTCTGAAAAGGTGTATTAAAACGGCATGAATAACTAAAAAATATGGATGTAATATTATTGTAAATAAACTTTGAATTAGATATATAAAATGAAGCTGTAGCTTATATAGTTCCATTTTGTTTATAGTTCTTAATTAATTCATTTTTGCAATAATTTTTTCGGAAAAAATCTTAAAAAAATATATATTCTGAGCTCAATGAAAATTGCAGTTAATTGTAGAGATGAATATATTAAATCTACAATAAAACTGTAAAATTCAAAAAATTAGCTTACCAGAATATGATCCATAAGAGATATTTTAGAAGAATAAGGGTACAATGGATAATTAGAAGGA
This window encodes:
- a CDS encoding YhfC family intramembrane metalloprotease, which gives rise to MVSNTSIMFLIISLIISVGLPLGLVAYFYKKYKISIKCVFIGVLIFIIFSQILEKALHYFVLTKNPHTIALLKNSWLFMIYGGLAAGIFEEVGRYIGFKFLLKGQREWKDGVAYGIGHGGIEAILIGGVASIQNIVYSNLINSGTFEKVLSAKLPVSMLASIKNSLENTPSYMFGFIGIERMLVLPLHIALSLVVLYGIKKGKKIYLLYAIIIHAIIDFPAALYQAGKIKSIFLIEGVVLVVAIISLIFIIKSKGLFDKTSSEKVY
- a CDS encoding recombinase family protein, which produces MLKVAIYSRKSKFTGKGDSVENQIEMCKQYIANHLEGDVDFLIYEDEGFSGSTINRPQFKRLIQDIKLQKINYLVCYRLDRISRNVSDFSATLELLQNYNVSFISIKEQFDTSTPMGKAMIYIASVFAQLERETIAERVRDNMLELAKNGRWTGGKIPLGFTSKRKKYRDKSGLEREFSILEINKEEMDFVKFLYEKYLEVGSLHKLEVYITENQIKSKNNILFEKSTLKIILQNPIYVKANAAVIEYLESNGWNIYGEADNIHSLLTYNKTRQVIRNGKRTKSLNPESERFASVSNITGALEPELWLKVQSQFDKNKDTFPRLGKTHNALLTGKLKCGRCKEYMLVQHGRVSKLTGEKLFYYVCSLKRKSHKKFCDNKNAKAAELESLVLLSLKKLGNEQKQFMARLKENYDSRLKDDNKNEKALLDKTLIEKKNQIDNLLNILSKSKDIEDVMIDKIKTIKNECIEIEKKLTILDSESKKDKIEKINLDLIENILCDCAVIDRLSRDKQKQIINTLIDVIYWYGDKNNNGKVFIKFIGSDKDDFEEIELPDIDFSNTKLQFCSPSTCKTYDLLLSFR
- a CDS encoding cyclic lactone autoinducer peptide, with product MKFLKQELLKKSMKMVGSLSLLLAAIVITPTCLGGVYQPKCPDELLK
- a CDS encoding thermonuclease family protein gives rise to the protein MKDILKYVPGFRSGQKLKMVVASIYYVISLLMLTEGFGYFLFLLAAPFVIFYGIGAFKNRSKQSALICILAFIIMIVGVVNTPDTSSKQTNVASNTQSQQTSKKVENTSQSSTDTTAKDEVKSPIQLEKAVVTKHTDGDTIGVTLENGKEAKVRFIGVNTPEPTTEHEQYGEEASNYTKSLLGKTIYIEKDTGDTDTYGRLLRYVWIQPPTEITDDEIRNKMFNAILAYNGYAQQMTVQPNAKYAEYFKKFCADARENSRGLWAININGTTKGDTIAQVDNSSSTGSNIGTSTSSTSQISDSSSAGNSSSSQSSRSTTQESSVQQSASSDNQGTTVYITPTGHKYHNAGCRTIKNSSTAISLSEAKAEGYEPCKVCNPPQ
- a CDS encoding sensor histidine kinase, with the translated sequence MESSISEIIIDIIEASLLLGIFEALYDDKRFVIQNKIKTLLFFILYVFITYWSTFYISRVYHTLFLVIVDILLLTFIIKIKIFDSIVIFSLFFTTLICTEIFVEIIEMFIFNIDLNQIFLNYKYFNILLVLSKVLQILIISIIFKFNSYFIELDLFEKEGSIFASLIIELGIFTLFIYSINFSIFNVKSIQTYNIIIFIIYFIFLISKFKNLKEKQLAVNININYKIQKQQIKNMEEIISIIRQEKHDFANHINIIQGLCLLNKPDTVEKIDSYVRKISGTLHSSFRYLNTGNDYIDGMLSIKNNYAVKNNVDFKIIIDEPFSSIKIREDELISIMSNLIDNAFEAFTKSDVGDKEISITTFKEDRNFCIEIADNGDVIPENIIEKIFNRGFSTKVKQNDLHGFGLYIAKQLVEKNNGTISVESIPEKTKFLIKFKME